Proteins from one Podospora pseudoanserina strain CBS 124.78 chromosome 1, whole genome shotgun sequence genomic window:
- a CDS encoding hypothetical protein (EggNog:ENOG503NYW3): MAIINLLPLNYRRPALVERPATGASQVSTQQSEEGSVNQGDTSLKSIRSGSSGGIPPPLSFDRIIEGGTCPPCTVRDFMNYLIYVERSAENLQFFLWYRDFEKRFNEAQTADLTLAPEWTLAMEEEAVARIKKEQAEKARVKPPKSVSPAVAEIFKGTDFEKPIQKPSVATTIATTPISPLAASNGGDPFGTPPRTPSDRGHHYPNSTTATTYNTAANEAFALAGLKAPFTVQPFRVELDRIIVTYIMSGSPRQLNLSDREQKAVLQALCFTTHPSALRVVVRSVESTLRQQAHPNFIRWSICNGNPVRVTFARCLGVGTIALSTIAAIILTLSSAPRGFRALPAIGWVIGVATLVAAYKGMCVVLHGLHHRHVRPWELFAVDGEDHQQNEKEQDVRSEKSLETGSNSFENEPWVVKYEKRNLIRKIFDREVWIQEPALRQIQDTIFVQSLLFAFICAGGLTAIFVPLPGGNLF, translated from the exons ATGGCAATCATAAACCTGTTACCCTTGAACTATCGGCGGCCAGCCTTGGTCGAAAGACCAGCAACAGGCGCCAGTCAAGTTTCGACACAGCAGTCTGAAGAGGGATCTGTCAATCAAGGTGACACATCCTTGAAGTCGATCAGGTCGGGCAGCTCAGGAGGTATCCCGCCGCCTCTCAGCTTTGATCGTATCATCGAAGGGGGCACCTGCCCT CCTTGTACCGTTCGTGACTTCATGAACTATCTCATCTACGTCGAGCGCTCTGCCGAAAACCTCCAATTTTTCCTATGGTACCGCGACTTTGAGAAGCGCTTCAACGAAGCTCAAACAGCGGACCTCACCCTCGCACCAGAATGGACCCTGGcgatggaggaagaagccGTTGCCCgtatcaagaaggagcaggcgGAGAAGGCCCGCGTCAAGCCCCCCAAGTCTGTCAGCCCAGCCGTGGCTGAAATCTTCAAGGGCACCGACTTTGAGAAGCCCATCCAGAAGCCCTCCGtggccaccaccattgccacGACCCCCATAAGCCCCCTGGCAGCAAGCAACGGTGGGGATCCGTTTGGTACCCCCCCTCGCACCCCCTCAGACCGTGGTCATCACTACCCTAATTCAACCACAGCGACAACCTACAACACTGCCGCCAACGAAGCCTTTGCGCTGGCTGGGCTCAAGGCCCCATTCACGGTTCAGCCGTTCAGGGTCGAGTTGGACAGGATCATCGTGACGTATATCATGTCCGGCAGCCCAAGGCAACTCAACCTTTCTGACCGGGAGCAAAAGGCTGTGCTGCAAGCTCTTTGCTTCACCACTCATCCCTCTGcgctgagggtggtggtcaggAGCGTAGAGTCCACTCTTCGTCAGCAAGCCCACCCCAACTTCATCCGCTGGTCGATTTGCAATGGCAACCCTGTCAGAGTAACATTCGCCCGCTGCCTTGGAGTAGGCACTATCGCTCTGAgcaccatcgccgccatcatcctcacttTGTCATCTGCCCCTAGAGGCTTCAGGGCGCTGCCAGCAATAGGGTGGGTGATTGGCGTTGCAACACTCGTAGCAGCATACAAGGGAATGTGCGTGGTCTTGCATGGCCTCCATCACAGACACGTGAGGCCATGGGAGCTGTTTGCTGTTGACGGGGAGGACCATCAGCAGAACGAGAAGGAACAGGATGTGAGGAGTGAAAAGAGTCTGGAGACTGGGAGCAACAGTTTTGAGAATGAGCCGTGGGTGGTCAAGTATGAGAAAAGGAATTTGATCAGGAAGATTTTTGATAGGGAGGTTTG GATTCAGGAACCGGCGCTCAGACAGATCCAGGACACCATTTTTGTGCAGAGCTTGCTGTTTGCGTTTATTTGCGCGGGGGGGTTGACGGCGATTTTTGTGCCGCTTCCGGGTGGGAATCTGTTTTGA
- a CDS encoding hypothetical protein (EggNog:ENOG503NWGY; COG:H; BUSCO:EOG09262IP2) produces the protein MPNDIYQADAPLLSGDVKAAVGEEAREHGAHAPTDGNILSSLVIPNEVPPVHGRRERSGTVCIAEIDETLSHPGSVRINVKGAFIVDQDSSTPTHSDDGRSGSPGRSPVRHETQDIRLPNHTAVVSHIAIDIGGSLAKLVYFSREAHSTEPGGRLNFQSFETDHIDDCLEFMRKLKRRYQRANGANSPPASELCVMATGGGAYKFYDKIREVLGVDVLREDEMECLIIGLDFFINEIPREVFTYSEEHPMQFVEPGDNVYPYLLVNIGSGVSFLKVSGPREYERVGGTSLGGGTLWGLLSLLTGARTFDEMLDLASEGDNSNVDMLVGDIYGTDYGKIGLKSTTIASSFGKVFRKKRQAETEAEDSGGLAHKDQLHHRQQQPRTHNGVHTPPLLDEDVEQPEPQLSDFMSKDPSRPFSSADISRSLLYAISNNIGQIAYLQSQIHGLSHIYFGGSFIRGHPQTMNTLSYAIKFWSKGAKQAYFLRHEGYLGAVGAFLKRQPRNWGRRGSFEEAALELRMRARTRSVDSIPEEVISSVDDKLSGGEEVAA, from the exons ATGCCGAACGATATCTACCAGGCCGATGCCCCGCTGCTTTCCGGAGACGTGAAGGCGGCCGTGGGCGAAGAGGCCCGGGAGCACGGAGCACACGCCCCGACCGATGGCAACATCCTCTCATCGCTTGTCATCCCGAACGAAGTTCCTCCTGTCCACGGCCGTCGCGAAAGGTCCGGCACCGTCTGCATTGCCGAAATCGACGAGACGCTGAGCCATCCTGGCTCGGTGCGCATCAACGTCAAGGGCGCATTCATCGTCGACCAGGACAGCAGCACCCCGACGCACTCCGATGACGGCCGGAGCGGATCCCCCGGCCGGTCGCCAGTCCGGCACGAGACCCAGGATATTCGGCTGCCGAACCACACTGCCGTCGTGAGCCATATCGCCATTGAT ATTGGTGGTTCCCTTGCCAAGCTTGTCTACTTCTCCCGAGAGGCTCACTCGACCGAACCGGGCGGACGGCTCAACTTCCAGAGTTTTGAGACGGATCATATAGATGATTGCCTCGAGTTTATGCGCAAGCTGAAGCGCAGGTACCAGCGGGCCAACGGGGCCAACAGCCCACCGGCGTCTGAACTCTGTGTCATGGCGACAGGAGGCGGCGCCTACAAGTTCTACGACAAGATCCGAGAGGTGCTCGGCGTCGATGTCTTGAGGGAAGATGAAATGGAATGCCTGATCATTGGCCTTGatttcttcatcaacgaGATCCCACGTGAGGTCTTCACCTACTCGGAAGAACATCCCATGCAGTTCGTGGAGCCAGGAGACAATGTATACCCATACCTCCTTGTCAACATTGGTTCTGGCGTATCATTCCTCAAAGTTTCCGGACCCCGGGAATATGAGCGTGTTGGCGGTACTTCACTAGGAGGTGGCACTCTATGGGGTCTCCTGAGTCTCCTTACCGGTGCGCGCACATTCGACGAAATGCTGGACCTTGCCTCTGAAGGTGATAACAGCAACGTGGACATGCTCGTCGGCGACATCTACGGCACCGACTACGGCAAGATTGGCCTGAAgagcaccaccatcgccagctCGTTTGGTAAAGTCTTCCGCAAGAAGCGGCAAGCCGAgaccgaagccgaagacAGCGGCGGCCTTGCTCACAAGGATCAactccaccatcgccaacaacaaccccgtACCCACAATGGCGTGCACACCCCACCACTTCTAGACGAAGACGTGGAACAGCCCGAGCCGCAACTATCAGACTTCATGTCCAAAGACCCCAGCCGCCCCTTTTCGTCAGCCGACATCTCCAGGTCACTGCTGTACGCtatcagcaacaacattgGCCAGATCGCCTACCTCCAAAGCCAGATCCACGGGCTGTCTCACATTTACTTTGGCGGCTCATTCATCCGCGGCCACCCCCAAACGATGAACACCCTCAGCTACGCCATCAAGTTCTGGAGCAAGGGGGCCAAGCAGGCCTACTTCTTGCGCCATGAGGGCTACCTCGGTGCTGTGGGTGCGTTCCTCAAGAGACAGCCCCGGAACTGGGGTAGAAGGGGATCGTTTGAGGAGGCCGCGCTGGAGCTCAGAATGCGGGCGCGGACGAGAAGTGTGGATTCTATCCCCGAGGAGGTAATATCCTCTGTGGATGATAAGCTCagtggaggcgaggaagttgctgcttga
- a CDS encoding hypothetical protein (COG:C; EggNog:ENOG503P3U5; BUSCO:EOG09265BTC): MSTIFRASRPAFRARTFFQQNASKTTRRFQSTESTANAAPESWMQQFWKSEKGPKTVHFWAPMMKWGLVLVGVSDFARPAESLSLTQNAALTTTGIIWTRWCLIIKPKNYLLAAVNFFLGCVGVIQCSRIFLHHQAQKKLAEEVGEAKEAVKEAKEAIKHKSS, from the exons ATGTCCACCATCTTCCGCGCCTCCCGCCCAGCCTTCCGCGCCCGCACCTTCTTCCAGCAAAACGCCTCCAAGACCACCCGCCGCTTCCAGTCTACCGAGTCCACGGCCAATGCCGCGCCAGAGTCATGGATGCAGCAGTTCTGGAAGAGCGAGAAGGGTCCCAAGACTGTGCACTTTTG GGCACCAATGATGAAATGgggcctcgtcctcgtcggcgtCTCAGACTTTGCCCGCCCCGCCGAGTCCCTCTCCCTGACCCAAAACGCCGCCCTCACGACCACCGGCATCATCTGGACGAGATGGTGCTTGATCATCAAGCCCAAGAACTACCT CCTCGCCGCAGTCAACTTTTTCCTCGGATGCGTCGGCGTGATCCAGTGCAGCCgcatcttcctccaccaccaggcccagaagaagctcgcggaggaggtcggcgaggccaaggaggcggtcaaggaggccaaggaggctaTTAAGCACAAGTCTTCATAG
- a CDS encoding hypothetical protein (COG:C; EggNog:ENOG503P78W) yields the protein MRTRLSLAVGQRAVGPLLSGPCTTQALCNHPSKLCTLFYAAQEVKRCSVANNLRQQQELHFESIEPPRPAKAHLLVALGPDSKRQQQNEPIERLVSLPFSYTEHIKMSGRYAFAKGLKEVRFLFCQTGEHSAATRSFLSRAYPIMKKNNPSTPIMLREAQGTLPKIYARYGLGQEKSQSLEGLSDKQIEDAVTQLVKNETS from the exons ATGCGAACAAGGCTCTCGCTGGCAGTCGGCCAACGCGCCGTGG GGCCTCTCTTGTCTGGTCCGTGCACCACTCAGGCTTTGTGCAACCACCCCTCGAAGTTATGCACACTGTTTTATGCAGCGCAGGAAGTTAAGAGGTGCAGCGTTGCAAACAACTtgcgccagcagcaagagctCCATTTTGAATCAATCGAGCCTCCACGACCCGCGAAAGCCCACTTGCTTGTTGCCCTGGGGCCGGACAGcaaacgacaacaacaaaacgAACCAATCGAGCGACTAGTTTCCCTTCCGTTTTCATATACAGAGCATATCAAGATGTCGGGCAGATACGCTTTCGCCAAGGGCCTCAAGGAGGTtcgcttcctcttctgccaGACTGGTGAGCACAGCGCTGCTACTCG gtCCTTCCTTAGCCGCGCATACCCAAtcatgaagaagaacaaccCATCGACACCCATCATGCTCCGCGAGGCCCAGGGCACACTCCCCAAGATCTATGCGAGATATG GACTTGGTCAGGAGAAGAGCCAGTCATTAGAAG GACTTTCCGACAAGCAGATCGAGGATGCCGTCACACAGCTCGTCAAGAACGAGACTTCATAA
- a CDS encoding hypothetical protein (EggNog:ENOG503PTFF) encodes MAKMFRHRRSMGKLTEHPSMYSSLLDPSSEHSSDGAASPSSPNSSNRPLRGRAKSSLLDYQSRNWISAVEHQGEKPPPRKLVKDMNGSGRPSFSQSLSDSDGEKEKGLMRRQIARLKSFYKREK; translated from the coding sequence ATGGCCAAAATGTTCAGACACAGACGCTCCATGGGCAAGCTCACCGAGCACCCGTCGATGTACTCATCACTCCTCGATCCGAGCTCTGAGCACAGCTCTGATGGTGCTGCTTCACCCAGCTCACCCAACTCCTCAAACCGACCGCTTCGGGGAAGAGCCAAATCCTCGCTTTTGGATTATCAGTCACGAAATTGGATCTCAGCTGTCGAACACCAAGGAGAAAAACCCCCACCCCGGAAACTTGTTAAAGACATGAACGGATCTGGGcgcccctccttctctcaGTCGCTCTCAGACAGCGAtggtgagaaggagaaggggctCATGAGACGCCAAATCGCCAGGCTCAAAAGCTTTtacaagagagagaaatga
- a CDS encoding hypothetical protein (EggNog:ENOG503NZUI; MEROPS:MER0036115; COG:S): MPVWAPNIRPPGAGSYLALGVALGLTTGLTLNALRQLKGSRKPLLIRSPRETQLSKLSREEIDALPYPPDALPGGRDVETPYGTIKVFEWGPEDGEKVLLLHGISTPCLALGNLGQELVRMGYRVMIFDFFGRGYSDTPTDLPYDIRLYTTQILLALASSNVAWAGNDGFHLIGYSLGGGIAVPFAKDFPHMVRSVVLIAGGGLIRPEHVSWRSRLLYSTGIFPEWALEFLVRRRLMPKRREAMTETRMSTQVVDRPKIKHKNSDANGGDGWDCATLLAHRPGHTVSSVMEWQLHQHRGFIPAFMSSIRHAPIYNQHKDWIALGRLLAERRKEAGWVDTSLPGLKGGSILLVLGAMDPVVSKEELIHDATAVLGEDGFEAVVLNSGHELVMTNAIEVANTVAASPAPSGPQPSLTFTRPVFAKLSPHPYLLRTLSPDSPDQQPTRNNGRAPHQSRPIQINTSSLSQAHGSSLVRTGDTTVICGVRGELLPVTAIPQFRPHNGTLYDQDEGDEARARKELKDYDLLVPNIELATGCAPQFLPGVPPTTLAQTVSTRVYSLLHGAGVVDGRGLRVWFTPESKKEEGDMEVEGEEEREEQKPQVVAYWVLYIDLLFVSFDGNPFDAAWAAVLAALKDTELPMARWDPDREMVVCRKGQDTRLNIKGLPVACSAAVFLEKEHGEVGRGERNRHWILLDPDRSEEELCKEVVTVVVDCSDGGETRVRSIEKQGGTVIGRELIRGFVGVAEGRWREVKEAMGN; the protein is encoded by the exons ATGCCAGTGTGGGCGCCAAACATTCGTCCTCCAGGGGCTGGCTCCTACCTCGCCCTGGGTGTGGCACTCGGTTTAACAACAGGCTTGACACTCAACGCACTTAGGCAGCTGAAGGGCTCCAGGAAACCTCTACTCATCAGGTCACCCCGTGAGACACAGTTGTCGAAACTTTCAAGAGAGGAAATCGATGCGTTGCCCTATCCCCCAGACGCATTGCCAGGGGGCCGGGACGTTGAGACACCATACGGCACCATCAAAGTATTCGAATGGGGCCCtgaagatggagaaaagGTTCTCCTGCTGCATGGCATCAGCACGCCTTGTTTAGCACTGGGAAACCTCGGGCAGGAGTTGGTCAGAATGGGATATCGTGTTATGATATTCGACTTCTTTGGGCGTGGCTACTCGGATACTCCAACCGACCTCCCTTATGACATTCGCCTATACACAACTCAGATACTCCTCGCTCTTGCCTCGTCGAACGTGGCGTGGGCTGGGAATGACGGATTCCATTTGATTGGATATTctctgggaggagggattgctGTTCCGTTCGCCAAAGACTTCCCCCACATGGTCCGGTCTGTTGTCCTTATCGCTGGTGGAGGACTGATTCGGCCCGAACATGtcagctggaggagcagatTACTGTACTCGACGGGGATATTCCCAGAATGGGCGCTCGAGTTTCTAGTTCGGAGACGCCTCATGCCAAAACGACGAGAAGCTATGACGGAAACAAGGATGTCTACTCAGGTGGTGGACAGACCTAAGATCAAGCACAAAAACAGTGATGCCAACGGCGGAGATGGTTGGGACTGCGCCACTCTGTTGGCACATCGACCGGGCCATACAGTGTCGTCCGTTATGGAATGGCAGCTTCACCAACACAGGGGGTTCATTCCGGCTTTCATGAGTAGCATCCGTCATGCACCCATTTACAATCAACACAAGGACTGGATAGCTTTGGGGCGGCTCCTGGCCGAACGGAGGAAAGAGGCGGGCTGGGTGGACACAAGCTTGCCTGGCCTTAAGGGGGGAAGCATTCTTTTAGTACTTGGAGCCATGGACCCCGTTGTTTcgaaggaggagttgattCATGACGCTACGGCTGTgctgggtgaggatgggttCGAGGCTGTGGTTTTGAATAGCGGGCATGAATTGGTTATGACCAATGCGATTGAAGTTGCCAATACTGTTGCTG CTTCACCAGCCCCATCCGGGCCCCAgccctccctcacctttaCCCGCCCCGTCTTCGCCAAGctctccccccacccatACCTCCTTCGCACTCTTTCCCCCGACTCCCCAGACCAGCAGCCCACCCGCAACAACGGCCGCGCGCCGCACCAGTCACGCCCGATCCAGATCAATACCTCCTCTCTATCCCAAGCTCATGGCTCTTCTCTCGTCCGAACAGGCGACACGACCGTCATCTGCGGCGTCCGAGGCGAGCTCCTCCCCGTGACGGCCATTCCCCAATTCCGACCTCACAACGGGACGCTCTACGATCAagacgagggcgatgaggcAAGGGCGAGGAAAGAACTCAAGGATTACGATCTGTTAGTCCCCAATATTGAGCTGGCAACAGGGTGCGCGCCGCAGTTCTTGCCGGGTGTGCCGCCTACGACGTTGGCGCAGACGGTGAGCACGAGGGTATACAGTCTTTTGCAcggggctggggtggtggacgggcgggggttgagggtgtgGTTCACGCCGGAGAGtaagaaggaggaaggagatatggaagttgaaggggaggaggagcgggaggagcagaagccgCAGGTGGTGGCGTATTGGGTGCTGTATATTGATTTGCTCTTTGTCAGCTTTGACGGGAACCCGTTTGATGCTGCTTGGGCGGCGGTTTTGGCTGCGCTGAAGGATACGGAGCTTCCCATGGCGAGGTGGGATCCTGATAGGGAGATGGTTGTTTGCCGGAAGGGGCAGGATACGAGGTTGAATATCAAGGGACTGCCGGTGGCTTgttcggcggcggtgtttttggagaaggagcatggtgaggtgggaaggggggagcgAAATAGGCATTGGATTTTGTTGGATCCGGATCggagcgaggaggagctgtgCAAGGAGGTTGTTACTGTTGTTGTGGATTGCTCGGACGGGGGGGAGACGAGGGTGAGGAGTATTGAGAAGCAGGGTGGGACGGTGATtgggagggagttgattagggggtttgttggggttgcggaggggaggtggagggaggtgaaggaggcgatGGGGAATTAG
- the MRS6 gene encoding Rab proteins geranylgeranyltransferase component A (COG:O; EggNog:ENOG503NWFY), translating into MESLADTLWDVVICGTGLQQSLLALALSRSDKKVLHIDPNDFYGGAEAAFSLQEVESWVEKVETGKEGLFEAASVKKLGGDTGLSFPRAYSLALAPQLIHARSTLLSQLVSSRAYRQVEFLAVGSFSIFKPSPDSSQKPTLVRIPSTREDVFSTTAISAKAKRGLMKFLKFVLDYDSTPQTDTWQPHADAPLTEFLLKEFKMDQELQTYIITLTLSLNGKINTRDGLAVIHRHLSSMGMYGPGFAALYPKWGGLSEIAQVSCRAGAVGGAVYMLGTGVKTMNDKDDPIVIELSSGDTIKTRKVVRANESATDRFGINRLVAVVGSSLKSLFESTVEGAPKPAVAIVAFPAGSLSTATGEASTSPVYLSVHSSDTGECPANQSVLYFTTGSEHASQDLLQQALDSFLAALSGDTVPQCLYKLQYKQLQSSAHSQANRSVFDFAPPASALAFDDSILQSVQDAWKMVLGDEAVEEEYLTFADREGAMDDDESV; encoded by the exons ATGGAGTCTTTGGCTGACACCCTCTGGGACGTCGTCATCTGCGGCACGGGTTTGCAGCAGTCGCTGCTCGCTTT AGCCCTCTCGAGATCCGACAAGAAGGTCCTTCACATCGATCCAAATGACTTCTATGGTGGTGCTGAAGCAGCTTTCAGCCTGCAAGAAGTAGAATCATGGGTTGAAAAGGTCGAAACCGGCAAGGAAGGCCTCTTTGAGGCTGCCTCCGTGAAGAAGCTCGGGGGTGACACCGGCTTGTCTTTTCCCCGCGCATACTCCCTGGCACTCGCACCCCAGCTCATCCACGCCCGCTCGACGCTGCTCTCCCAGCTTGTCTCTTCCCGCGCCTACCGGCAGGTCGAGTTCCTTGCCGTGGGATCCTTCTCTATATTCAAGCCCTCCCCAGATTCCTCGCAAAAACCCACCCTGGTCCGCATCCCTTCTACCCGCGAAGATGTCTTTTCTACCACCGCCATCTCAGCAAAGGCAAAGCGCGGTCTGATGAAGTTCCTCAAATTCGTTTTGGATTACGACAGCACCCCCCAGACAGACACATGGCAACCTCACGCGGATGCACCACTGACTGAGTTCTTGCTGAAAGAGTTCAAGATGGATCAGGAACTTCAGACTtacatcatcactctcacCCTTTCACTCAACGGAAAGATCAATACCAGAGACGGGCTGGCTGTCATCCATCGCCATCTCTCGTCGATGGGTATGTACGGTCCAGGCTTTGCTGCCCTCTACCCCAAGTGGGGCGGCCTGTCAGAGATTGCCCAAGTCTCATGCCGAGCTGGTGCGGTAGGCGGAGCTGTGTATATGCTCGGGACAGGCGTCAAGACGATGAATGACAAGGACGACCCCATCGTGATTGAACTCTCCAGCGGCGATACAATCAAGACACGCAAGGTTGTCCGCGCCAACGAGAGCGCTACTGATCGATTCGGTATCAACAGGCTGGTAGCTGTTGTTGGCTCCTCACTGAAATCACTTTTCGAGTCAACGGTCGAAGGTGCACCAAAGCCGGCCGTCGCCATTGTTGCTTTCCCAGCTGGCTCCTTGTCAACTGCTACTGGGGAAGCATCAACATCCCCGGTGTATCTGTCTGTTCATTCCAGCGATACCGGGGAATGCCCTGCCAACCAAA GTGTTCTTTATTTTACCACTGGATCAGAGCATGCCTCCCAGGACTTGCTTCAACAAGCATTGGATTCTTTTCTGGCTGCTTTGTCTGGTGATACTGTCCCCCAGTGTCTTTATAAACTGCAGTATAAGCAACTGCAAAGCTCGGCTCACAGTCAAGCAAACCGTTCGGTTTTCGattttgctcctcctgcctcaGCCCTTGCTTTTGACGACTCAATTTTGCAGTCGGTTCAAGATGCTTGGAAGATGGTCTTAGGTGATGAAGCTGTCGAGGAAGAGTATCTTACCTTTGCTGACCGAGAAGGCGCaatggatgatgacgaaagTGTATGA